The Neochlamydia sp. S13 genome has a segment encoding these proteins:
- a CDS encoding TIGR01777 family oxidoreductase produces MKILVAGASGFIGKSLVIALMQAGHYVKILVRKNTGLAKNEISWAPEKGAISDNDLEGIEGIINLAGDNIFKGRWTEAKKRSIIESRLQATRTLASCLFRLKNPPKLFINASAIGYYGNRGDLLLTEESSNGTGFLAHVCEEWEKATHALETMDVRVACLRFGIVLSTKGGALAKMLVGFKWGIGGRIGSGQQYMSWVILEDVLAVILHVLKAEKLKGPINVVAPHPVTNDVFTKTLGKALGRPTILSFPSFVLRVVLGEKAEELLLSSQRVSCSKLIDSGYTFLHSNLEKALPQLLAQES; encoded by the coding sequence ATGAAAATTTTGGTTGCTGGTGCTTCCGGGTTTATAGGAAAAAGTTTAGTCATAGCCCTTATGCAAGCAGGCCATTATGTAAAGATACTAGTGCGTAAAAATACAGGCTTAGCTAAAAATGAAATAAGCTGGGCTCCTGAAAAAGGAGCCATTAGTGATAACGACCTAGAGGGCATCGAAGGAATTATCAATTTAGCCGGTGATAACATTTTTAAAGGACGTTGGACAGAAGCTAAAAAGAGATCTATTATTGAAAGCCGCCTTCAGGCCACTCGTACTCTTGCAAGTTGTCTTTTTCGCTTGAAAAATCCTCCCAAGCTTTTCATTAATGCTTCTGCGATAGGTTATTATGGAAACAGGGGAGATCTTCTTTTGACTGAAGAGAGTTCAAATGGCACGGGATTTTTAGCTCACGTTTGCGAAGAGTGGGAAAAAGCTACACACGCCCTAGAAACGATGGATGTGCGTGTAGCCTGCCTGCGTTTTGGAATCGTCCTTAGCACTAAGGGGGGAGCTTTAGCTAAAATGTTGGTAGGATTCAAATGGGGAATTGGCGGTAGAATTGGATCGGGACAGCAATATATGAGCTGGGTAATCTTAGAAGATGTTCTTGCTGTGATTTTGCATGTTTTGAAAGCAGAAAAATTGAAAGGTCCTATTAACGTGGTGGCTCCGCACCCTGTCACCAATGATGTATTTACTAAAACGTTAGGAAAAGCACTCGGTCGACCTACCATTTTATCTTTTCCCAGCTTTGTCTTACGGGTCGTGTTGGGTGAAAAAGCCGAAGAGCTGCTTTTATCCAGTCAGCGCGTTTCATGCTCGAAATTAATCGATTCGGGCTATACGTTTCTCCATAGTAACCTTGAAAAAGCACTTCCTCAGCTTCTTGCGCAAGAGAGTTAG
- a CDS encoding thioredoxin family protein, giving the protein MPFTLPIGASAPDFCLPATDGKNYSLKDFDSASILVIFFTCNHCPYVTGSDDVTRQTAEKFKNEGVVFVGINSNSAATIPADSFEHMQERMQIHHFPWYYLYDASQEVAKAYGALCTPHFFVFDQQRKLIYTGRGVDSPRDTSKVRQNDLEKAIAEHLAGGSVTTPLTNPIGCNVKWEGKERHWMPSDACDLV; this is encoded by the coding sequence ATGCCATTTACTCTACCTATAGGAGCCTCAGCTCCAGATTTTTGCCTGCCAGCCACAGATGGAAAAAACTATTCCTTAAAAGATTTTGACTCTGCTTCTATCCTAGTCATTTTCTTCACATGCAATCACTGTCCTTACGTGACAGGATCCGATGATGTGACTCGCCAGACAGCTGAAAAGTTTAAAAATGAGGGAGTAGTTTTTGTAGGCATTAACTCCAATAGCGCAGCCACCATTCCTGCCGATTCCTTTGAACATATGCAGGAGAGAATGCAAATCCATCATTTTCCTTGGTATTATCTTTATGATGCTTCTCAGGAAGTAGCTAAAGCCTATGGGGCCCTGTGCACACCTCACTTTTTTGTTTTTGATCAACAACGCAAGCTCATTTACACGGGTAGAGGAGTTGATAGTCCCAGAGATACCTCTAAGGTGAGGCAAAATGATTTAGAGAAGGCCATAGCAGAGCATCTGGCGGGTGGATCTGTAACTACGCCTTTAACAAATCCTATAGGCTGTAATGTTAAATGGGAAGGTAAAGAGCGTCATTGGATGCCAAGCGATGCTTGTGACCTTGTCTAA